The genomic DNA ACCCAACTTTTTTATTTTTCAAAGAATAAGCTTAAAATATTTGCTAAAATAATATTAATCTAAAATATTAATTTGAAAGGTGATATTAATGTTTAAAATTGGCTTTGGTTTTGATGTTCATAAGCTTGTTGAAGGAAGAAAACTTATTCTTGGTGGTGTTGAGATACCTTTTGAAAAGGGGCTTTTAGGTCATTCTGATGCTGATGTATTATTACATGCAATAATTGATGCAATAATTGGAGCATTAGGACAAGGAGATATTGGAAAGCATTTTCCTGATAATGATAATTCCTATAAAGATATTAATAGCTTGATATTGTTAGAAAAAACTAAAACACTTCTTGAAAATAATGGATTTTCAGTTGTAAATATCGACTCAACAGTAGTTGCACAAAAACCTAAAATACTTCCCTTTACAGAAAAAATGAAAGAAAACATAGCAAAATGTTTAGGGATTGATATAAATATGATAAATATTAAAGGTAAAACAACAGAAGGTTTGGGATTTGAAGGAAGACAAGAAGGGATTTCAGCATATGCAGTTGTTTTAATACAAAAAAACGAATAAATGTTTGTGAAATTCTTTTTAATTTGATAAAATAATTTTAGGTGATATTGAATGATTGATATTAATAAAATTACAGAAGAAATAAATAATAAATGTAAGAATATAACCCGATATAATAATAGCTTGCAAAAAACTATAGAATTATTAAAGGATTGGTTTAAAACAACTAACTTTGAACAAACAAATTTTATTTTAAATAAGCTTCCAGACAAAAATTCAAAAAGTGAGCTACTTCTTTGTTATCCTACAAGATCAAATAGTATATATGAAAAGCATAAATGTAGCAATATTGAAGAATACTCTGTTGTTGCAGTTGATGGAAGCAATACTGATATAGATAGACATAATTTAATTTTATATTACTTATTGAATATTGCACTGGTTGAGATAGACTATAACAAAGATTCAAGTTCTTTTTTTCACCAAACTCAACCATTTGTTTTTATAGATGAAGAT from Caldicellulosiruptoraceae bacterium PP1 includes the following:
- the ispF gene encoding 2-C-methyl-D-erythritol 2,4-cyclodiphosphate synthase, whose protein sequence is MFKIGFGFDVHKLVEGRKLILGGVEIPFEKGLLGHSDADVLLHAIIDAIIGALGQGDIGKHFPDNDNSYKDINSLILLEKTKTLLENNGFSVVNIDSTVVAQKPKILPFTEKMKENIAKCLGIDINMINIKGKTTEGLGFEGRQEGISAYAVVLIQKNE